ATTGTTCAACCCGGAATTTACGACGGCGGTACCTTACAAGATAATGTTATCGGACACTTGGTGCGGTTTGTACCCCTATTGCGGGAAACAACGGCGCCACACTGCCCAATTGCCAAAATGTTTGAAGCTCTGCTAAACAAATGCATTGGCTTGTTGCAACCGCATTACCGAATCCAAGTATTACATGAAAGTGAAAAAACTAATATTGTGGATTGCGCCGTTGCCAAACCTATTAACGACGATATAATCCAGGCTGATATTTTTGAGTTTGGAGAAATTGCCGGCGTAAAGGAAGTAAAAGTTGGCATGGCTGTTAAAAAGAGTGGCAGAAGTACAGGAGTAACACATAGCTTGGTTTTGGCAACTGATGTTATCCTAAAAGTTGCTTTAGACAATAGGGAATATGGCGTTTTCGCTGACCAAGTATTGGCCGGGCCTATGAGCATGCCAGGCGATAGTGGGGCGCTTGTTTTGACAGAGGACAACTATGCCGTTGGGCTGCTTTTTGCCGGTTCCGAGCAAGTTACAATGTTCAACCGGATTACCAATGTCTTGGATGCTTTAAACATTATTTTTTAGTGTCTTTTTTTATTTTTTAAAAGAAAAAACAAAGAAGAACCAGGATATTTCCTGGTTTTCTAGTGCCTGTCTTGTTCTTCCAGCATACTAGTGTGGATTTTGGGGCCACAGGTAAATACTCCCGTTTTGCCCATCCGCCTATAACC
The genomic region above belongs to Thermosinus carboxydivorans Nor1 and contains:
- a CDS encoding chymotrypsin family serine protease gives rise to the protein MDMLKQGLSSLFREFTTIDNILGVGHGHKLVRGEDTGEQSVIFLVRKKLPRGELSRKALLPRKIDGLPTDVIEVGDIRLLSDRTQPMRPAQPGVSISHFKVSAGTFGAVVRDRDTGERLILSNNHVLANATDGADGRAVVGDPIVQPGIYDGGTLQDNVIGHLVRFVPLLRETTAPHCPIAKMFEALLNKCIGLLQPHYRIQVLHESEKTNIVDCAVAKPINDDIIQADIFEFGEIAGVKEVKVGMAVKKSGRSTGVTHSLVLATDVILKVALDNREYGVFADQVLAGPMSMPGDSGALVLTEDNYAVGLLFAGSEQVTMFNRITNVLDALNIIF